The Desulfonatronum thioautotrophicum genome window below encodes:
- a CDS encoding type II toxin-antitoxin system HicB family antitoxin: MKYRAVIKQTDGWWIGWLVDLPGVNGQEKTREELMESLRIGAQEMLESNVPFEPGFIMEKLDVPEPEWA, encoded by the coding sequence ATGAAATACCGTGCTGTGATTAAGCAAACAGATGGATGGTGGATTGGATGGCTTGTTGACCTCCCAGGAGTCAACGGCCAGGAGAAAACCCGTGAAGAGCTTATGGAATCTTTGCGCATTGGAGCGCAAGAAATGCTTGAGTCGAATGTTCCATTTGAACCAGGGTTCATCATGGAAAAGCTGGATGTCCCTGAGCCGGAGTGGGCATGA
- a CDS encoding ORF6N domain-containing protein, with amino-acid sequence MKAIRLREQIKRNIIRFPEDFMFQLKEIEVDHLVSQNAIPSRKNLGGALPYGSKRLSSFQSILPQTRKADKSRTSGLTHVL; translated from the coding sequence GTGAAAGCAATTCGTCTCAGGGAGCAGATCAAACGCAATATTATCCGCTTTCCTGAAGATTTCATGTTCCAACTCAAGGAGATAGAGGTTGATCACTTGGTATCGCAAAATGCGATACCTTCACGAAAAAACCTTGGCGGAGCATTACCGTATGGAAGCAAGCGTTTGTCCTCTTTTCAGAGTATTTTGCCACAGACGAGAAAGGCAGACAAAAGTCGGACTTCCGGCTTGACCCACGTTCTGTAA
- a CDS encoding adenylyl-sulfate kinase: MSRDDQAYPPVSIAAKGCQNVVAYRGEVRRENREKLPGQTSMVMWFTGLSGSGKSTIAHAVEDRLHAMGRLTYVFDGGDVHRGRQGLSLPMDKLKNRSVLLKSFGL, encoded by the coding sequence ATGTCCAGAGATGATCAAGCATATCCGCCAGTTTCAATCGCCGCCAAGGGATGTCAAAATGTTGTTGCGTATCGGGGTGAGGTGCGGCGTGAGAATAGGGAGAAGCTGCCTGGGCAGACCAGCATGGTGATGTGGTTCACGGGGCTGTCCGGATCGGGCAAGTCGACCATTGCTCATGCGGTGGAAGATCGGCTGCATGCCATGGGCAGGCTGACCTATGTTTTTGACGGTGGCGATGTCCATCGAGGGAGGCAGGGTCTGTCTCTTCCGATGGATAAGTTGAAAAATCGCAGCGTATTATTAAAATCATTCGGTTTGTGA
- a CDS encoding PIN domain protein, translated as MFRIYLDMCCFNRPYDDQSQTRIRLETEAKLLIQQKVKQGECAMLWSSTLKVECTKNPFEEHRMAIARWRSLAVELVYATHEVVAKAHEFTLFGVSNYDALHIASAISGKADYFITTDDRLLKKMRGNHEMRVMLPNAALAELEGWYED; from the coding sequence ATGTTTCGCATCTATCTTGATATGTGCTGCTTCAATCGACCTTATGACGACCAAAGTCAAACACGTATTCGGTTGGAGACAGAAGCAAAGTTGCTTATTCAACAAAAGGTCAAGCAAGGTGAATGTGCTATGCTTTGGTCATCCACGCTCAAAGTTGAATGCACGAAAAACCCTTTTGAAGAACACCGCATGGCCATTGCAAGATGGCGAAGCCTCGCTGTTGAACTTGTTTACGCAACCCATGAAGTGGTTGCCAAAGCTCATGAATTTACCCTGTTCGGAGTTTCAAATTATGACGCCTTGCATATAGCATCTGCAATATCGGGAAAGGCTGATTATTTTATCACGACCGATGATCGTCTACTCAAGAAGATGCGCGGCAATCATGAGATGCGTGTCATGTTGCCCAACGCCGCGCTTGCTGAATTGGAGGGTTGGTATGAAGACTGA
- a CDS encoding transposase: MDYAWYRDLWVKWLQEGHDRYGVPVLNFSVTSNHIHLLVLGPEDREAIPRMMQLVASRVGATYNKRRGRKGAFWEKRYHATGVETDEFLARCSLYIDLNMNRAGVVDHPRTWKHCGYHEIVKPKQRYRLIAVDELVRLMGMPDTIDFSEHYSGWPMRFEREACRVMKSGLWNWPLGARALLICCG, from the coding sequence TTGGACTACGCATGGTATCGCGATTTGTGGGTCAAATGGCTGCAGGAAGGTCATGACCGGTATGGCGTGCCGGTTCTGAATTTTTCGGTCACATCGAATCACATTCATTTGCTGGTGCTTGGTCCGGAAGACCGGGAGGCGATACCGAGGATGATGCAACTCGTGGCATCTCGGGTTGGGGCAACGTACAACAAACGCCGAGGGCGCAAGGGCGCTTTCTGGGAGAAGCGGTATCACGCCACCGGCGTTGAAACGGATGAATTTTTGGCACGGTGCTCACTTTATATCGACTTGAACATGAATCGTGCTGGAGTCGTGGATCATCCTCGTACTTGGAAACACTGCGGCTATCATGAAATCGTCAAACCCAAGCAACGGTATCGCCTCATTGCTGTTGATGAGCTTGTTCGTTTGATGGGAATGCCGGATACCATTGATTTCAGCGAGCACTATTCCGGGTGGCCAATGCGATTCGAAAGGGAAGCTTGTCGCGTGATGAAATCTGGACTGTGGAACTGGCCGTTGGGAGCAAGAGCTTTGTTGATATGCTGCGGCTGA
- a CDS encoding DegT/DnrJ/EryC1/StrS family aminotransferase produces MFETPSPYINYSTGRGLSFNDTEGLYVVRLQLDQLRVTHRQVFEATRDQGIGVNLHYIPVHTQPFYRELGFQLGDCPVAEKYYQEALTLPLFPGMNEEDQDRVVGALKRILPTEYTEEHGRTR; encoded by the coding sequence ATGTTTGAGACTCCTTCGCCCTACATTAATTATTCAACAGGGCGGGGTCTCAGCTTCAATGACACAGAGGGTCTGTATGTTGTTCGGCTCCAGCTTGATCAATTGCGTGTAACTCACAGGCAGGTATTCGAGGCTACGCGGGATCAAGGGATCGGCGTGAACTTGCATTACATCCCTGTGCATACACAGCCGTTCTACCGGGAGTTGGGCTTTCAGCTGGGTGATTGTCCCGTAGCTGAAAAATACTACCAGGAGGCGTTGACCCTGCCCTTGTTCCCGGGCATGAATGAGGAAGACCAGGATCGGGTGGTGGGTGCGTTGAAGAGAATCCTGCCCACGGAATACACGGAAGAACACGGAAGAACACGATAA
- a CDS encoding type II toxin-antitoxin system HicA family toxin codes for MKRNALLKHLQKHGACLLREGSRHTIFQLGRRKTQVPRHVEIVDELARKICKDLDIPFVR; via the coding sequence ATGAAAAGAAACGCTTTGTTGAAACACCTACAAAAACATGGAGCCTGCCTTTTGCGGGAAGGTAGTCGGCACACTATTTTCCAACTTGGGCGCAGGAAGACTCAAGTGCCGAGACATGTAGAAATTGTTGATGAGTTGGCGCGAAAAATATGCAAAGATTTAGATATTCCATTCGTGAGGTGA